The Pleurodeles waltl isolate 20211129_DDA chromosome 6, aPleWal1.hap1.20221129, whole genome shotgun sequence genome has a segment encoding these proteins:
- the LOC138301549 gene encoding olfactory receptor 2F1-like, with amino-acid sequence MTQSNFTMGTGFILHGFSDLPSLLQFALIILFLVTYILTMLGNSIIFVIITVDHTLHTPMYYFLKNLSVVEIAFTTVTVPKMVTAFLTKDRSISFVGCAAQMCFFLSFGATECLLLAVMALDRYMAICVPLHYMTIMRKSKCVQLALTTWIMGTVFSICQTSFIFQLNFCKSRYIYHFFCDVPALLRLPCVDTSANEIFNTAASVVLLLLPLLLILLSYIIIFTKISKLKSAQGRRKAISTCASHITSVSLFYGACILSYMQPSSNYGRGKERVFAAFYAFITPMLNPLIYSLRNEEVKTALRKRVFNKT; translated from the coding sequence ATGACCCAATCAAATTTTACCATGGGAACAGGATTCATCCTTCATGGATTCTCTGATCTTCCTTCACTGTTGCAGTTTGCGCTCATCATTCTGTTCCTAGTTACATACATCTTAACCATGCTTGGAAACAGCATAATATTTGTTATAATAACTGTGGATCACACCCTTCATACGCCCATGTACTATTTCCTCAAGAACCTGTCTGTGGTCGAGATCGCTTTCACAACTGTCACTGTCCCAAAGATGGTAACAGCTTTCCTGACAAAAGACAGGAGCATTTCCTTTGTGGGCTGTGctgcacagatgtgtttttttctgtcctttggtGCCACGGAGTGTCTTCTACTTGCAGTCATGGCCCTTGACCGCTACATGGCCATTTGTGTACCTCTCCACTACATGACCATTATGAGGAAATCCAAGTGTGTTCAGTTGGCTTTGACGACCTGGATTATGGGAACTGTATTTTCGATATGTCAGACGTCATTCATTTTTCAGTTAAACTTCTGTAAGTCTCGTTACATTTATCATTTCTTCTGTGATGTTCCAGCCTTGCTGAGATTACCTTGTGTGGACACTTCTGCAAATGAAATTTTCAATACTGCAGCATCAGTTGTACTCCTATTGTTGCCTCTTTTGCTTATACTTCTCTCTTATATTAttatcttcacaaaaatttcaaaGTTGAAATCCGCTCAAGGAAGGCGCAAAGCTATTTCCACCTGTGCTTCTCACATAACCTCGGTTTCATTGTTCTATGGGGCTTGCATACTTTCTTACATGCAGCCAAGTTCAAATTATGGCCGGGGGAAGGAGAGGGTTTTTGCAGCATTTTATGCATTCATTACTCCAATGTTAAACCCTCTGATATATAGCCTAAGAAATGAAGAAGTCAAAACAGCTCTTAGGAAACGTGTATTTAATAAAACATGA